A genomic region of Anopheles coustani chromosome 3, idAnoCousDA_361_x.2, whole genome shotgun sequence contains the following coding sequences:
- the LOC131259271 gene encoding histidine-rich glycoprotein yields the protein MFKSIIFVTLFVGVCYAGLVHHHQDDDDVSETEHHHNIEHKHATSHQSFKFHHFHAVPVYVKKEDQQFLKHPVEISGLKHNLKIVHPETEQHHGHGLTLENHSEFESKIHGGHGYDLGHAGTEHIGQEHYGGHEYDHHQFGHELDEQEE from the exons ATGTTCAAGTCAATT ATCTTCGTGACGCTGTTTGTGGGCGTTTGCTACGCTGGCCTGGTCCATCACCACCAGGACGATGACGATGTGTCGGAAACGGAGCACCATCACAATATCGAGCATAAGCATGCGACCTCGCACCAGAGCTTCAAGTTCCACCATTTCCACGCCGTCCCGGTGTACGTGAAGAAGGAGGACCAGCAGTTCCTGAAGCACCCGGTCGAAATTTCGGGACTGAAGCATAACCTTAAG ATTGTGCACCCGGAAACCGAACAACACCACGGACACGGTCTCACCCTCGAGAACCACAGTGAGTTCGAGAGCAAAATCCATGGTGGACACGGGTACGATCTTGGCCACGCCGGCACTGAGCATATCGGCCAGGAGCACTATGGTGGCCACGAGTACGATCACCACCAGTTCGGACACGAACTGGACGAGCAGGAGGAATGA
- the LOC131272807 gene encoding uncharacterized protein LOC131272807, whose amino-acid sequence MDALDVIEKRIETLTQLLGPLPTDESQSENLTEAILSASSFLPSASTGHLADGAARGAILETFKRKDELEAYLDPAYLEEKQDIKAKEMYINTIANDLAGTFETLQKIKALEPTLGAEYFRNLPDVSEQLKTMTTATGEQRQANELLEESLVIAMQRYSEIQSGIKDSLKAMTDRLDQLEDRLAQKKKQDKDI is encoded by the coding sequence ATGGATGCGCTTGACGTGATTGAAAAAAGAATCGAAACCCTCACCCAACTGCTAGGGCCGCTCCCGACCGATGAAagtcagtcggaaaatttaACCGAAGCCATTCTCTCGGCATCGTCGTTCCTTCCCTCGGCCAGCACCGGCCATCTGGCCGATGGTGCCGCCCGGGGAGCAATATTGGAAACGTTCAAGCGAAAGGATGAATTGGAAGCATACCTGGATCCAGCCTACCTAGAAGAGAAGCAGGATatcaaagcaaaagaaatgtaCATCAATACGATAGCGAACGATTTGGCCGGCACGTTCGAGACTCTGCAGAAAATTAAGGCCCTTGAACCGACCCTCGGTGCGGAGTACTTCCGCAATCTGCCCGATGTTAGCGAGCAGTTGAAAACGATGACCACCGCTACGGGCGAGCAGAGACAGGCCAATGAACTGCTCGAGGAAAGCCTTGTGATAGCGATGCAACGCTACAGTGAGATACAGAGCGGAATCAAAGATTCGCTCAAAGCCATGACCGATCGTTTGGATCAATTGGAGGACCGCCtggcgcaaaagaaaaagcaagaTAAAGACATCTGA